In Flavobacterium sp. N3904, one DNA window encodes the following:
- the fmt gene encoding methionyl-tRNA formyltransferase, translating into MEKLRIIFMGTPEFAVGILDTIIKNDYEIVGVITAADKPAGRGQKIKYSAVKDYALENNLKLLQPTNLKDENFLAELKSLNANLQIVVAFRMLPKVVWEMPSLGTFNLHASLLPNYRGAAPINWAIINGETKTGVTTFFIDDKIDTGAMILNAEIAIEASENAGQLHDRLMHLGSGTVIDTLRLIEDGKVATTIQNESPDIKTAYKLNKENCKIDWTKSALEINNLIRGLCPYPAAWCFFNDKNEDWNVKIYESKIIFEEHSHPIGQLICTKKEIKVAVEKGYIQILSLQFPGKKKMNANELLNGIAFSENAKAY; encoded by the coding sequence ATGGAAAAGTTACGAATCATATTTATGGGAACTCCTGAATTTGCTGTTGGCATCCTTGATACCATCATCAAAAACGATTACGAAATAGTCGGAGTCATTACCGCAGCAGATAAACCAGCAGGCCGTGGGCAAAAAATAAAGTACTCGGCGGTTAAGGACTATGCCTTGGAAAATAATTTGAAACTTTTGCAACCCACAAATCTAAAAGACGAAAATTTTCTTGCCGAATTGAAATCGTTAAATGCCAATTTGCAAATAGTTGTGGCTTTTAGGATGTTACCAAAAGTAGTTTGGGAAATGCCTTCGTTGGGCACTTTCAACCTTCACGCTTCATTATTGCCAAATTATAGAGGGGCAGCACCAATTAATTGGGCAATAATAAATGGAGAAACAAAAACCGGAGTAACTACTTTTTTTATCGATGATAAAATAGATACCGGCGCTATGATCCTGAATGCAGAAATAGCTATTGAAGCTTCTGAAAATGCAGGACAGCTTCACGACCGTTTAATGCATTTAGGAAGTGGCACTGTTATAGACACCCTTAGATTGATAGAAGACGGTAAAGTAGCCACTACAATTCAAAACGAATCTCCAGACATAAAAACGGCCTACAAACTAAATAAGGAAAATTGCAAAATTGACTGGACAAAATCTGCCTTGGAAATTAATAATCTCATTCGGGGATTATGTCCTTATCCAGCAGCTTGGTGCTTCTTTAATGATAAAAATGAAGACTGGAATGTAAAAATCTACGAATCTAAAATCATTTTCGAAGAACATTCCCATCCAATTGGTCAATTAATTTGCACCAAAAAAGAAATAAAAGTAGCAGTAGAAAAGGGTTATATTCAAATACTGAGTTTGCAATTCCCTGGGAAAAAGAAAATGAATGCAAATGAATTATTGAACGGAATAGCTTTTTCTGAAAATGCAAAAGCGTA